The Drosophila sechellia strain sech25 chromosome 2L, ASM438219v1, whole genome shotgun sequence region AAGAGAGACGAAGGCGGATAGTCCggaagaatatttttcttGATATAGCATTTCGTGGCTTGACCGATATGCACCAACTCACCAACATAAGTGGGAACCAGTGTTTTGGGGATTACTAGACTCCTATGAGATACAGTCTCGCAGATTTGCATCACTCCCCAGTTGAACGATGGCTCCTTATGTCTACGTAATTGAAAGTTATTATCCGGTATTTGAGATTGGTTTAAATTCACAGCTTTAAGTGCGATTCTGGGTCGATTTTGAAGACATTCGTGGTGTATCTTGGAGAGAGTGATCTTTGGTTGATCATATATTTTGGCTGGATTGTTATCCCTATTATCTATTTTTGCTtgtaaatttaaacattttaaagtgCTATGATAGTTTATAGGAGTTTGTGATGCCAAAGAATACCCCTTGCTTTGAATGCTTGTAATTATGGATTGCCGTCTTATATTTTCCTCATTTGGGATGTCATCCGTAGCTTTTCGCTTTTGCATACTTCGGTTTTCTCTAAAAAGCTCTGGGGTTACTCCATGATCTGCTGGTTTTAGGGATTTCTTCTTTTCGTGTTCGAATTTTTTACATTCTTGTGCTCCTGAAAAGGATCTTAAGTTATTTAGCCTTTGCTTTATTGCGCATCCTATTTTTTTATTCAGCCTGATTTGATTCGCATCGGATTTTCCTGGAACTTTACTAtcctttattttaattttagcaaATATATCTTCACGATGCTTATGCTGTCCGCAGCGAGCACACTTATATAATGTCGATTTGGGTTTGGTTTCACAAAATCGTTCCCAGGTTGAATTGCTTATGCTTATTGATTTTGAAACGGGCTGGGAATAATCTTCGTAGTGGTTGGTTTTATTTGATGAAAATGCACTGTGCTCATTTGATTCATTACTTTTCAAAGAAATGCGTTCAGGGTCCTCGACAAACATGTCGTTGATCGTCTTATTAATATCCTCCAATTCTGGTATCTTGTCATCCACGTAGTTTGAGCTTTTCGATTCCTGTGAGCTGAATACTTTGTCCATGATTGAGGTTAAAATGGAAGATCTCTCGAGGTCTTCCGACTCTTTCGCCTTAATTTCCCGATTGCTCTGCTGAGTAACTGCCGGTTTGGGGGTCGAGCTGTTGGTTGGTCTGGTTTTACCTGAAATATGACATTCGTTTCCAATGTTATCAATGGTTTTCTTAAGGTTTTTACGAACTGAATGCGTCATGAATAGGATGCCCGATAGATTGTCAGCGTTTGGACTCGGGGTGTTCTTGGTAGAGCTGAACTGAAAGTTCAAAGATTCAATGCGATTGTTGTGCACATCCTGTCGTGGTTCGACGTGCAGTGATTTCGGTCGATGGAGCATATATCGGGCGCTATTCACGACAAGAGCATCTTCGGATGGACCTTCATACTGATCAAATGGACAGAACTGGCTAGCCAGCTCGGAATCGGTCGATTGCGAGTCCTTACAGTTGCAGCTACTCAATCCACCACCCATCTCTCTGTCATCCTTCGAGTTTTGGCTGCTCAAGATATTGGTTAAGACTTTGGAAAGTGGTGGCAATGGGCGACTCCTGTGGATGCGTGGTCGAATGCTGTTCCTGCTCCTCTTGGAGATAGCTCCCCCAAAAGTATCCGTAATGGGACTCTGTAAGGGTATAAAGTTACTGACAAATAGATTGTTGTAGTTCTGTAGCAGGTTGTTTTTTGGATTGGAAACGGTATGGGCCATGGCCACCAGGCTTGGCATCTCCGACCGTGCGGATTCCGGTTCTTGATGAGggagtggtggtggtggtggtgctgtggGCGATGATGAAGGCAATGGCGATAGCGTAAGAGATGATGACGGCGTCGAAGGTGGCGGTGCTTTGGCCACCTGTCGACGGCTCATCATCCCCTTCGGTTTCCAGTACAAGCCATGACGCCCCGGGTACCGCTTGAACTTCATCTCTTTGGGTGCTTCAGTACCTTCCTGGACAACTTCTGCTTTGGCCAAGCCACCACACTTGTGGCAGTTCGTCCGGCAACAATTCTtggctttcggcttcttgccCCTAATGGTTACCTTTACCCGAGTCTTTAGGCTTTTTTTGGGCTCCTCCACTTGGCTTTGCTCAGGGATAATCGTCTTCTGCTCCTCGGTGCCCTGATCTACATCCTTGTCGCTGGAGGAATCGTGTCCAGCCTGGGAGCGCCTGGCCAATCCGCACACCTGGCAGATCTGACGATGGTTCACCGGGATGTGGAGCACCGCCCGCGGCAGTTTCTCGCACAGGCACCACTCCCGCTGCCCTGCAGGTCCACTGGCCATGTTGTTCATGTACAACGAGTACAACTTGTAGAAGCGGAACATCAAAAGCTagctattttgatttttatgcgGCCAATCAGGTCGAGAAACTTTACAAAAAACGAAATGGCACATAGATTCCGGCAATTTTCGTAAAATATGGTTTtcttaacttttatttttatcacaCATTCCTAAATATATAGTCTATATGTTTGTTGTTATCGGGTACTTGAAATATTTAGACATATTTGTCAATGCTAGGTCGAGCTTAGGTTtcaaaaaatagtttttttatGTGAGTAGGGATGGTAAAATGGTAAAA contains the following coding sequences:
- the LOC6611905 gene encoding uncharacterized protein LOC6611905, which gives rise to MFRFYKLYSLYMNNMASGPAGQREWCLCEKLPRAVLHIPVNHRQICQVCGLARRSQAGHDSSSDKDVDQGTEEQKTIIPEQSQVEEPKKSLKTRVKVTIRGKKPKAKNCCRTNCHKCGGLAKAEVVQEGTEAPKEMKFKRYPGRHGLYWKPKGMMSRRQVAKAPPPSTPSSSLTLSPLPSSSPTAPPPPPLPHQEPESARSEMPSLVAMAHTVSNPKNNLLQNYNNLFVSNFIPLQSPITDTFGGAISKRSRNSIRPRIHRSRPLPPLSKVLTNILSSQNSKDDREMGGGLSSCNCKDSQSTDSELASQFCPFDQYEGPSEDALVVNSARYMLHRPKSLHVEPRQDVHNNRIESLNFQFSSTKNTPSPNADNLSGILFMTHSVKPDQPTARPPNRQLLSRAIGKLRRKSRKTSRDLPF